A window of Desulfobulbus oralis genomic DNA:
CCCGATCCGGCGCGCCGCCAGCACCCCCCGAAGCACATTCTCCGAATTGCCGGAGGTGGAAATGGCCAGGGCCAGATCCGCCTTTTTGCCCAGAGCCTCGATCTGCCTGGCAAACACGTCTTCAAAGGCGAAATCGTTGGCAATGGCCGTGAGGACCGAGGAATCGGTGGTCAGCGCCAGCGCCGCGAGCGGCCGCCGGTTCAGAAGGAAGCGATTCACAAACTCCGCCGCAAAGTGCTGGGCATCCGCCGCGCTGCCGCCATTGCCGAAGACGAGCATCTTGCCGCCGGCTTCGAGGCTCTGCCGCATCATGGTCGCGAGCCGCTGCAAATCGGCAGCCTGCGCCGCCACGAAATCTTCCTTGGCCGCCACGGAGGCACGGAGCCTTGTACGAATCAGGGAGACTGCATCCATTGTCAATCCCATGAAAAAGCGCCCTGCCCGGGAGCCCGGATCAGGCCAACAGGGTCAAGGCGCTGTCGACGTGGCAAAGGTCTCAGGCCAACTGTTTGAGAATCAGCCCGGTCACCTCCTGGATCGGCACGGAGCCGTCCACGGAAATCACCTTGACATTGCCCTTTTTCTTGAAATAGTCGACCGCCGCCATGGTGCCGGTCTTGTCGTCATAGTAGATGTCATGACGCTTGTTGATGGCCGCCTCGTCCTGATCGTCGGCACGGGTGCTCAGCTCGCCGCCGCAGACCCGGCAAACCAGCTTGCCGTCCTTCTCCGCCGGCCTGATGGCGTCGATGGCGATATGATTCGGGTGATTGTTGTCGTTGACGCAGAGGCGGCGGCCCATAATGCGATCCCGGGCGATTTTGCGCTCCAGAACGATTTCGACCACATAGTCGAGCCGCATGCCGGAACTCTCCAGGGCCTTGTCCAGCGCCTCGGCCTGGGCCAGAGAACGGGGAAAGCCGTCCAGGAGCCAGCCTTTATCCTTGGATTTCGCGAGCGTTTCCAAAACCATCGGGATGGTGATGTCGTCCGGCACCAGGTCGCCGCGATCGATATAGGCCTTGGCCTTTTTGCCCAGCTCCGTGCCGCCCTTGATGTGACTTCTGAAAATGGCGCCGGACTCGATGTGGTCCATGCCGTACTTCTCTTTCAGAATCGCGCCCTGGGTGCCCTTGCCGCTGCCGTTCGGTCCAAAGA
This region includes:
- a CDS encoding D-sedoheptulose-7-phosphate isomerase, yielding MDAVSLIRTRLRASVAAKEDFVAAQAADLQRLATMMRQSLEAGGKMLVFGNGGSAADAQHFAAEFVNRFLLNRRPLAALALTTDSSVLTAIANDFAFEDVFARQIEALGKKADLALAISTSGNSENVLRGVLAARRIGMPCAALTGGLKSPGGRLAPLCDLVLNVPCEATPQIQECHLFIEHLLCELVERALCAEPA
- a CDS encoding adenylate kinase, yielding MNILIFGPNGSGKGTQGAILKEKYGMDHIESGAIFRSHIKGGTELGKKAKAYIDRGDLVPDDITIPMVLETLAKSKDKGWLLDGFPRSLAQAEALDKALESSGMRLDYVVEIVLERKIARDRIMGRRLCVNDNNHPNHIAIDAIRPAEKDGKLVCRVCGGELSTRADDQDEAAINKRHDIYYDDKTGTMAAVDYFKKKGNVKVISVDGSVPIQEVTGLILKQLA